In the Arachis ipaensis cultivar K30076 chromosome B04, Araip1.1, whole genome shotgun sequence genome, GTAACTAGGACTAATTCAGTCATGTTTTTATGTTCTAATTGAttcctttttttattattctcaaaggagaagatttttctttttactaaacATATGTGGATCCAATCACGATCTTTTAATAAGAACAAGAAATCTTTCTCAATCAATCCTTTTGCCCCCATCCCATTCTTTGAAAATACCAATTTTCAAAGATTCAACCTAATCTTATCAGAGACAAACTAAACTTCTACTCGAGTTTAATTTGGCTAGATTTACTCTCTAAATTTTCAACAACTAAGTGTTCACCCAACATAGTAAGAGAATTCTCTCAGGATCatgaatacaaaataaaaatacatacaaaagaaatcaaaataattgtcTAGCTTTTCTCCAAGCTAACTCTCTTTACCTTTTTTCTCACAGCTTTTACATATATCTCACATAATGTCTTTTTTTAttgataagaaacaaagaaagataaaaactGAAGAACAGAAAATTTAATGTAAAATCATGAAGGAGAAAAAAGTTAAGTTCAAAAGCTATAAAGACCCAAACAGTGTGCTCACTCTCCTTGGTTCAATTTCTAACCGTTTATCTTTTAAAATAAGAGTAAAACTTCCAAAATTTGAGCTAGATTGAACACCTTTGACTTTGTTTTTCTTTCCAAAAATTCAGAGCAAAAACATAAAAGAGAGATGAGACACCATAGTGATTCATGGATAATGAAATTGGCTTGAATCCTTACCCAACTGcttcactttcttccttttttttcttttaacttcAAAAATCTGAACCGTTGATCTATTCTTTGACTCCAAATTTTAATTGTGATATTTGATTTACAACAGAGATATAcaacctctattttcttcttcttacaCGAATGGTGTATGCATGAAGAGAGCAGTTTCAACAAGTTAGAATGGTAGCACAAAGATAAAATTATTatactcattttttttcttattcaacttttgatttaatttttgctTTTGGCAATAACAtctaactttttttctttttcatttttgatACTTGAACTTGATGatctctttttttatatatatattttgatgaaattctaatttaaacatgcctttttgtttgtgaaattttttatccTTAATTTAAGATTAGTCAAGTGGGTCACAATcagaaaaaagaagagagtattTGATTGAAGTATTGAGCACATTGGACATGGatcagacaaaaaaaaaataatgagggCTGACTCTTGAAAATTTTGGGCCTATTTtacatattttgatttttttcacGATAAACATATACATCAACAACATTTTTAAACATATACATGTTTTTTATTATGCTGCATCCGGGTTCAAACTATACACCAAGTATTGAATATAAATTCTTAAGTGTTGTGTGGATGAGTATGTAGTGTGAATGTGTTGTAATACCTAGAACTAAGGGTTGTCCAATCCActtgacaaaaaaatttttttttttatcaaattattattttttgttatctcAANNNNNNNNNNNNNNNNNNNNNNNNNNNNNNNNNNNNNNNNNNNNNNNNNNNNNNNNNNNNNNNNNNNNNNNNNNNNNNNNNNNNNNNNNNNNNNNNNNNNNNNNNNNNNNNNNNNNNNNNNNNNNNNNNNNNGCAACAATTGttcaaattcaaactcttttttgTGTTATCAGTTTCAATTCCAATTCATGGAACCTAGCTTTGTCTATTCACTTAAATTAATCTTGTTCCTTATCATCATCACTACTCCATGGTTTCTATTGTCCCTTCATGGCTATAATAATAATGTTGATGAGAGTTCAACTTATTCTACATACATAGTCCATATGGACAAATCTCAATTTCCTAACATATTCACAACCCACCATGATTGGTTTGAGGCCACAATTCAATCTTCAAAACCATCCTTTCACATATCAAATAGTAATAAAAGACCATCAAAAAAACAATTATTGTACTCATATAATCATGCAATGTATGGTTTTAGTGCAACCTTATCTTCAGAAGAGTTAAACTCTCTTAGAAACTCATATGGATTTATTTCAGCATATCCTGATAGAACCGCCACAATGGACACAACACACACCTTTGAGTTTCTCTCTTTAGACCCTTCTTTTGGGCTATGGAATGCTTCAAACCTTGGTGAGGGTGTGATTGTGGGTGTGATTGATAGCGGGGTGTGGCCTGAGAGTGAGAGCTTCAAAGATGATGGAATGGAAAAGAAGCTTCCATTGAAATGGAAAGGGACATGTGAGGAAGGTGAAGAGTTCAATGCCTCCATGTGCAACTTGAAGCTCATTGGTGCAAGGTATTTCAACAAGGGTTTGGTTGCTGCAAAACCTAATGTCACAATCAAGATGAACTCACCTAGGGATTATGATGGACATGGAACTCACACATCATCCACTGTTGCTGGAAACTATGTTCATGGTGCCAATTTCTTTGGCTATGCCAAAGGTGTGGCTAGAGGCATTGCACCAAGGGCTAGGGTTGCCATATACAAGGTAATTAACTAATTTTATTGTTTTGGCATGTTTAAGTtacaataaaatatataaaattattttatgtatacaataaaaatcaatcaacaaatattaTGAATACAGGTATCTTGGGAGGAGGGTCGTCAGGCTTCTGATATATTGGCCGGAATGGACCAAGCAATTGGTGATGGAGTTGATGTGATTTCAGCTTCAATGGGGCTTGATAAAGTTCCACTATATGAGGACTCCATAGCCATAGCTTCTTTTGCAGCAATGGAGAAAGGCATTGTTGTTTCATCTTCTGCAGGTAATGAAGGTCCAAAGCTTGGAACTTTACACAATGGAATCCCTTGGGTTATAAATGTGGCTGCAAGCTCCATTGATCGTACATTTGGTAGCTTGGTTCTTGGAAATGGTGAAACCATCATTGGTTGGACATTGTTTGCAGCAGATGCTATTGTTCAAGATCTTCAACTTGTTTATGATGACACTTTATCAGCTTGCAACTCTTCGCACATGTTAAGTGAGGTTGTTTATTACTAATTATTTAGTTTCTTTGGGTTAactatgtttaatttttttattcttctaaAATTTGTGACCTTTTGTGCATATATATAGTCTTATACTTTGTTATTAATTAGTTTGTCACTGTTAATTAAAAACTGATCAATTgacaaataaaaatgaaatttgtATAGTATCTTGTTTATCATGTCAGTATTTACCAAAANNNNNNNNNNNNNNNNNNNNNNNNNNNNNNNNNNNNNNNNNNNNNNNNNNNNNNNNNNNNNNNNNNNNNNTATTTGAAAATAATAtgattttttatattagtttcgatataatattaaattaaattagttcTTCTATCACTTAGACGAATATAAAGTATTACAGAATAATTTATAGCACGTGTCATTATCTAACTAACAGAAAGAGAATTAATCTGATTTGAAATTAtatcttttaaaaactaatttaaaatggCTATTAATCCTATcaaattgttttaattttgtgaTATTTCTAAtactattttaattcttattcatACTCAACATGATATTTAATGTGAATGTTTAATAATAGGTTGTTGCTGCCACATCTGATGGGATCATTGTATGCAAGGCCAGCAATTCAATTTCTGTGTTTGATCAAATAAAATTAGTGACTATGACGAATGTAAAAGGAGCAGTGTTCATCTCAGATGATCCTGAACTAACTGAATGGGGACATCTCTATTCTCCTAGCATTGTAATTACTTCTAAAGATGCAAAATCTGTGATCAATTATGCACAGAGCAACAAGAATCCAAAAGCCACCATCAATTTTCAACAAACATTTCTTGGAATCAAGCCATCACCGGTTGCTGCACATTATAGTTCAAGAGGACCTTCACCTAGTTTTCCATGGATCTTAAAACCTGATATAATGGCACCAGGAACTAGGGTTTTAGCTGCTTATATTCCTCACAAAACAACAGCAACAATTGGCACAAATGTCTTCCTTTCAAGTCACTATAATATTCAATCCGGAACTTCAATGGCTTGCCCTCATGTTTCTGCGGTTGCGGCACTTCTTAAAGCAGCACGTCCCGAATGGGGCGTTGCTGCTATTAAGTCAGCAATAATGACTACTGCTAATTTTCTCGATAACACAGAGAATTTAATTAGGGATAATGCTAACCCTAATGAATTTGCTTCACCTCTTGCAATTGGAGCTGGTGAGATTGATCCTAATAGAGCACTTGATCCAGGTTTGGTATATGATGCTACCCCACAAGATTATGTTAATCTCCTTTGTGGTTTGAACTATAGTTATGACCAAATATTAACAATTACTAGGTCAAGATCCTATGATTGTTCAAACCCATCACTTGATCTTAATTACCCTTCATTTATAGTTTTCTATAGCAAGGAATCAGAATCAGTGATTCACAAATTTAGGAGGACAGTGACTAATGTTGGAGAGGGTGGGGCTACATATAGGGTTAAGGTGAGAGAACCAATGGAGTCTATGGTCACAGTGTTACCTAATACATTGGTATTCAAAGATAAGAATGAGAAGCAGAGTTATGAGGTTCACATAATGTATGTGAAGAAGGAcaataaaagtaataataatgTGTCGTTTGGGGACATTGTTTGGGTTGAAGATGGTGGAAAACACACAGTTAGGAGCCCTATTGTTGTCGCACCAAGTGGAATTGTATGACTTCATATGTTGCTTTCATAATATATAAGaactcattattattattattattattattattattattagctatTTAAAAGGGAGATGGGTGTCGGCCGTGCTCTTTTTTTCTGGTCTGTTTATCGTTGTGAGCTGTTAGCTTCTTGGCAGAGGCTGATGTTAGCCTGAAAAGTTGGTTGTCAGAGGATTATTTGTGAAACGGACTCACTAGATGCTTATCTTGTGTTGAGTAACATCACCAGCCACACAACACATGAGGCGAAGGATACTGTGTTAAAACTCCAAGATTTTTTGTCCAAAAACTGGGAGGTCTAGTTCCATCTGATTCGAAGAAAAGCTAATAATATCGCTGATTGGTTGGCTAAATCTGGAGTAAGAAGTGATTTAGCTCATGTTTCTTAGATCAAACCTGGTGCAGATTTGGAGCAAATCCTAGTGGAAGAGGCAACTTGTCCTAGCTAGTTTGGCTTGGCTTGTGTTTTGTTTCTTCGTTTTTTTTATATTTNNNNNNNNNNNNNNNNNNNNNNNNNNNNNNNNNNNNNNNNNNNNNNNNNNNNNNNNNNNCATAAGATAAATTGCAAACAAATTttacacaaattaaaaaaaattaaaaaaaatatattagaaaTATAACATTTATATGTCTCTTCAATCagcttaaatttttaaaatagttGATTTCTCTTTATATgattaacataaaaataaattaaaatgatacACATACATAACAAAGTAAAATGTATTTAATTGCAAATAGAGAAATTCCTTTCACTTATCATACATGTGAACCAATATTAAttagttatctattttttttttcataaaagtaaggtcttttaatatttttcttaaaaatatataatttatcaaTAAGTACAAAATTAAACAAGTTGTAAAAGTTTTATTTTATGATTGTGAATTTGGGGCTTGATCATTATTCATTAacttatattattattagtattagtTTGGTCTTCATGCATTTCGGGTACGTATTCATATTATTTGACATAACAAAGTTCTGTCGCTTCTATGAACTGTTCTAGCTAGCTTCATTCTTAGCTTATTAGTCCATGACATGCATTAtttaccattatatatatatgacaAATTAAGTGTTTAAATTATTCAGTTTTGGTCTACATTTTGGTGTCTTCTGAAGAATTAGGCAACAAATTTTGAGTGTGCATGTAACTTGATTTAAGACTTCATTTGCCCGTGAAACACATTATTAAGCAATTAGCATAAGTATTGAATTGATCAACTACGGCCCAagctattttttatttaatcagGTTGATAATTATGTTGATTATTGTTTATTCTTTTGGCGCGTTTTACAttgacattattatttttattttttaaaaaccatATTTCATCCCTATCCCATTTGATAATGAAGATTCAtatcttatttgacagtgatattttttttatactaattATTTTTGTGTGATAAACAATTGAGAAATGCGATATAGTTTTCCAAAGGATCTAGAGCTGAAAATAATAAACTAAACCAATAGGGAATTTATTGTACGTACGGAAATAATTAGTAGTGACCTTTGCATATAATAAGATGTGTATTTCATTCTAAtatgcataattgcatataaTTAAGTTTCAAATTTCTCCAGCTTGTTGCaagcaaaaaattaaataaaataaaatgtttcggtgtgtttttttgttttattcccCTAAGGAGTAAGGTATATACTTTACTTCTAAATATTTGACTCAATCAACAGAATCACTCTTTGTCTTAAGTAAGCCAAAGTAACAAACAAtcatttcatatatatatatatataactacgTATTGGACCGTATGTATTTATTAATTGGAAAACCGCTAGCTACAAGGTTAGTTCTTCTAATTAATTGTTTACAAAAATTGTGATGAGAGTCTTGAAGAGAAAAACAGTGATGATAAAAGAAGGCACTGATTTGGTACTCTAAAGTAATATAgaattttagtatttttaattataaaaaagaaaaaatgtataGTACTctgtaataaaaaaaaaagaatatctaAATTTTGTTTAGTTacaatgttttttattttattgttttaatttgaatttattttatttttgagttgatattaaattattacaagccaatgagtaatagctcaaatggcatagactccacatactcaattaagaggttgcaggttcgagtctcctatctttccaaattttgagccaatgagtaatagctcaaatggcatagtctctccatactcaattaagagattgcgggttcgagtctcctatctttggtaaaaaaaaaaaaattattacaaaataaaaataaaaaaaactaaaaaaataaaaaaatatcttttatcattaattttaaaaactaaaatatcttttaatattaaatttatttaattttaattaaaaatttaatttaattataaaaaataaattaatttttctcATAGAATTTTAAAACTCCAAACATTAGAAGAGTGTTGTAACTTGTAACAGCCACCATGAAAGAACTTTAGGCAGAGCAATTGAGAAGGAAACTTAATTGAATGTATTTTGATCTTTTGTGTGTTTGAATTACAAGTGCAGTAGCTATAACTACAGTAAAAGTTTCAAAAGTATACTAAAAATACTGACATTTAAGTGGTTTTAGCTGTTAATctcaattataaaatatatacatgaTTAAGATCAACGGCTAATACTACTAAAACATCAGTATTTTTAATATACTTGAAAACTTTCCGGGCATCTAACAAATTTAAATCCAGTGGACACTTGTTTAAGGTGCAAAGTGATGAACATGTGAATTAGGCAAAGTCCAAAGTAAACATACAGAGAGTAGAATGAAGAGAATGTCAGCAAAAAACTAATTTCTTCTATTGACTAAGACGTTTGGGCACACTAGTCTTTGTCGTTTGCtttcatttcctttgcaattcgACTAAGTTTATGTATGCTATGTGATTGACAAACAATAATACCAACCATTTGTCTCATTCAATCATATATCAACAAATTTAATACAATGTTTTCTTACCCCTATTACATTGGTGTGAACATGACATTCATATTTCATAGAATATACCAAGTCAATGAATAAAACAAAGCCAACACCGCGTGAACATGCCTCTTAAACAAATTCAATTATTAGTGaaaaactcatcatcatcatcatctagtaATATATACTATTGTCTTTGTCTTTGTCTTCTATACTACAGACACTTAGTTGGTATCATCAATGGAGCTTCACTACTATCTCTACATTCTCTCAATAAACCTATGCTTCTTGTTATTTTTACCTGAATCACTCTATTCCCAACAAGTGTACCTAAATGGAACAGTTTATGATTGCAGTGATACCCCTTCTACACCAAAAGGGTACCTTTGCAATGGCCTCAAGAAATCGTGCACGTCATTCATTGTTTTCAGGTCCAAACACCCTTATGATAACCCTGCAAGCATTGCATACCTTCTTGACTCTGAAGCATCAATCATAGCCTCAATCAACAAGCTCTCAAACAATGCAAGAATCCCTTCTAACAGACCCATCATTGTTCCTGTTTTCTGTTCATGTCATGGAAATATATATAGCCATGATGCTTCTTACACTGTCAAGAACAATGACACATACTTTGAATTGGTAAGAATCTATCATCCACATATATAATGCTACCAAAGGCTCAATTTTGATTCTTAAGTGTGTGACTCATTTCCTTTCATGAATGTATGCTATGTATATCCGTTTGGTTTACGTTTTCATTTTCagtattttctattttcaaaaattcacgtATTTACGTATCGTATCGTATCGTATTTGTATTCATGTGTCATAGGTAAAAACAACTTACCAAGGACTAACAACATGCCAAGCATTGATGGGTTGATGGGACTATCCCCCTAATGGACTTCCAATTGGTGCTGAACTCACAGTTCCTTTGTTATGTGCTTGTCCAACAGAAAATCAAACTTCAACAGGTGTCACTTCCTTATTGGTTGATTTGATCAACTATGGTGACACCTTGAAGTCCATAGGAGAATCTTATGGTGTTGGTGAACAAAGTATGTTAGAGGCTAATGAGccacaaaataaaaatagtagCAGCTTCACCCTCTTGGCCTTGACACCTATCTTGGTTCCTCTAAGAGGAAAGAGTTGCAAAGAGGATCCAAATAGTTTCTATTGTAACTGTTCTAAGGAATTTCTTGCTGATGGAAGCTTAAAGGGGATTTATTGTGATGAGTCTGATGGTCAAAAATTCCCTGCCAAATTGGTTGTTTGCATTGGTATTCTTTTTTATCTAAAATCTCTCCATTTTTCAAGTAAAATATACTTCCACTGAAATCTTGATTTCTACATGAATAATTTATGATATAAGACTAGCATTGTTTGATTTTTGCAGGTGTTAGCATTGGTGTaggctttctttgtttctttctcttggGTTATAAACTATACCAATACATacagaaaaagagagaaaggatTCACAAGGAAAAGCTATTCAAACAGAATGGTGGCTACTTGTTACAAGAGAAAGTGTCATCATCACTTGGAAATGGATCCCAAAAGGTAATAATAAAGCTTTTCACAGCTGAGGAGCTTCAAAGAGCAACAGATAACTACAACTGGAGCAGGTTTCTTGGTCAAGGTGGATATGGAAAAGTCTACAAAGGAATGCTACCTGATGGAACCATAGTAGCTGTTAAGAGATCTAAAGAGATTGAGAGGAACCAGATTGAGACTTTTGTCAATGAAGTTGTCATTTTATCACAGATTAATCACAGGTATTGAAGCTCAAATATCACAATCAAGTAAATAACTAACTATTTTCTCCTATATTTACTGATATTTCTAATAACAGGAACATTGTGAAGCTCTTGGGGTGCTGTCTTGAGACAGAAGCACCATTACTAGTCTATGAGTTCATTCCTAATGGAACACTTGCACAACATATTCATAACAAACACCATGAATCATCTTCACCACTTTCATGGGATAGCCGGCTTCGAATTGCATGCGAGGTAGCCGGAGCAGTGGCTTATATGCATTCTTCAGCTTCAATTCCCATCTTCCATAGAGATATCAAACCTACTAACATACTCTTAGATAGTAACTATAGTGCAAAAGTGTCTGATTTTGGAACATCAAGATCATTGCCACAAGACAAAACTCACTTGACAACACAAATAGGAGGAACTTTCGGATACATCGACCCTGAATATTTCCAATCTAGTCAATTTTCGGATAAGAGTGACGTATATAGTTTTGGAGTTGTGCTTGTTGAAATCATAACTGGGAAGAAGCCGATTTCATTTATAGAAGAAGATGAGGGTCAGAATTTGATTGCTGAATTCATTTCTGTGATGAAGGAGAACAAAGTTTGTGATATCTTGGATCCCAAGGTATTGAAGGAAGCTAAGAAGGATGAGATTGTTGCAATTTCAAATCTTGCAATGAGGTGTTTGAGGCTAAATGGGAAAAAAAGGCCAACAATGAAAGAGGTTTCAGCTGAGTTGGAATCATTGAGGAAGGTACAAAGTTCCATGTTGGTTGATAACCATGATCATCATCATGATGAATCAACAAACAATGATGAAAAATTATTGCATAAACACAACAATAGTGTAGTACAAGAATATGCAGAGGAGAGCATTTTGCTGTCATTACAATTACAAATGGAGTCCTCATCCTTCTAAGATGTTACAATAATAACTGATTCTATGTTTGTTATGACTTGTGTTTCAATTTTTGGTCActgtttttcatatgcatgaAGTGTGTGTCCCCTAAGAACATGACCAAGTTAACTGTCTTTTTTTCCCCTTCATTAAGTTATTGTTCTAAAGTTGATTGTATCAGAATCATGATAAACTTT is a window encoding:
- the LOC107637156 gene encoding subtilisin-like protease SBT1.8; amino-acid sequence: MEPSFVYSLKLILFLIIITTPWFLLSLHGYNNNVDESSTYSTYIVHMDKSQFPNIFTTHHDWFEATIQSSKPSFHISNSNKRPSKKQLLYSYNHAMYGFSATLSSEELNSLRNSYGFISAYPDRTATMDTTHTFEFLSLDPSFGLWNASNLGEGVIVGVIDSGVWPESESFKDDGMEKKLPLKWKGTCEEGEEFNASMCNLKLIGARYFNKGLVAAKPNVTIKMNSPRDYDGHGTHTSSTVAGNYVHGANFFGYAKGVARGIAPRARVAIYKVSWEEGRQASDILAGMDQAIGDGVDVISASMGLDKVPLYEDSIAIASFAAMEKGIVVSSSAGNEGPKLGTLHNGIPWVINVAASSIDRTFGSLVLGNGETIIGWTLFAADAIVQDLQLVYDDTLSACNSSHMLSEVVAATSDGIIVCKASNSISVFDQIKLVTMTNVKGAVFISDDPELTEWGHLYSPSIVITSKDAKSVINYAQSNKNPKATINFQQTFLGIKPSPVAAHYSSRGPSPSFPWILKPDIMAPGTRVLAAYIPHKTTATIGTNVFLSSHYNIQSGTSMACPHVSAVAALLKAARPEWGVAAIKSAIMTTANFLDNTENLIRDNANPNEFASPLAIGAGEIDPNRALDPGLVYDATPQDYVNLLCGLNYSYDQILTITRSRSYDCSNPSLDLNYPSFIVFYSKESESVIHKFRRTVTNVGEGGATYRVKVREPMESMVTVLPNTLVFKDKNEKQSYEVHIMYVKKDNKSNNNVSFGDIVWVEDGGKHTVRSPIVVAPSGIV